The nucleotide window TCACTTCCTCGGGCCAGCTGCAGTTCACGGGCGCGGCCAACCAGGTATTCCAGCCCGGCCCGGCCGCCGTCACCAACCTTACGCTCAACAATACCGGGGCCAACGGCCAGCGTACCCTGAGCATTCCGGCCAACCTCACCCTCACCGGCCAGCTTACCCTGCTGAGCGGTCTGGTGCGCACCGCCTCGGTGGGCGCTACCACGCCACTGGCTACCCTCACCCTGACCGACGGGGCCAGTGTAGTAGGGGAGGCCGCCGGCCGGTACGTGCAGGGCAACCTGCGCGTCCTGCGCGCGGCCGTGAATGCCTCTACCGGTTCAGTTGACTTCAGCAATGGGCTCGTGCTGAACCCCAACGGCCAGAGCCTGGGAGCCGTGGCCGTGACGCGCACGGCAGGTCTGCAGGCAGCCGGGGTAAGCTACGGCCAGAACCTAGAAGGCACCCAGAAAGGCATCGACCGGGTGTGGGCGGTAGAGGCTGCCAGCCAGCCAGCTCAGCCCGTAGCCGTAACGCTGAGTTGGGTGAGCGACGATGATAACGGGTTTGATACCAGCCTGCCGGGCCAGCTGTGGCGGGCGGCCACCGCTGCCGGCCCCTGGGTGCGGCAGGGCGCGGCAGCCAGCGCCAGCAGCCGCAGCTTTACGGCGGCTGTGGCGCAGCTGGGTACCCTTACGGTGAGCAACATCAACGCCCCGCTGCCGGTGGAGCTGACAAACTTCACGGCCGAGCCCCGCGCCGACGATGCGCTGCTGCACTGGACCACGGCCTCGGAGAAAG belongs to Hymenobacter sp. J193 and includes:
- a CDS encoding T9SS type A sorting domain-containing protein; amino-acid sequence: MKLPLTLALLLPSLAGLAQTLTNDGGTLTVEAGATLYVEGGVQSKATSVVTNAGTVQLTGDLTNEGTLTSSGQLQFTGAANQVFQPGPAAVTNLTLNNTGANGQRTLSIPANLTLTGQLTLLSGLVRTASVGATTPLATLTLTDGASVVGEAAGRYVQGNLRVLRAAVNASTGSVDFSNGLVLNPNGQSLGAVAVTRTAGLQAAGVSYGQNLEGTQKGIDRVWAVEAASQPAQPVAVTLSWVSDDDNGFDTSLPGQLWRAATAAGPWVRQGAAASASSRSFTAAVAQLGTLTVSNINAPLPVELTNFTAEPRADDALLHWTTASEKDNDRFEVEASADGHTFHRIGTVAGHGTTSQPQQYQLVDKGISRYATDLVYYRLRQVDRNGTASLSPVRTVRVLGLAGFAVQLYPNPLHTGETPTLLVRTAQAGPVQWQLTDVLGRTIFSRTGSVPVGTSPLSLLPTKDLAMGVYLVRVQQGKQSQTLKLIRE